A section of the Corynebacterium auris genome encodes:
- a CDS encoding AMIN-like domain-containing (lipo)protein, protein MKHNDRTRAPLVASALAAAVGLGACAPAAEDAQDTTVTTATTTASTTAAPTTETTTATPEAPSHLAATAEEADTPGEFSLDRAQQAPSPAAELVIADVRAAAHDGFDRVVFEYSGAGAPGFIADYTAQPLQQASGYPIEVAGTAYLEVMIQGTPMGMLSPREELNSVGPMNIAAESVQGVTHGGVFEADTQYFIGLDQQRPFHAYTLADPPRVVVDIQR, encoded by the coding sequence ATGAAACACAACGACCGGACCCGTGCTCCCCTCGTCGCGTCGGCGCTTGCCGCAGCGGTCGGCCTCGGGGCGTGCGCCCCCGCGGCAGAGGACGCCCAGGACACGACGGTGACGACCGCCACCACGACAGCCTCCACTACCGCCGCTCCCACCACCGAAACGACGACGGCAACCCCTGAGGCGCCCTCGCACCTCGCGGCGACGGCCGAGGAGGCCGACACCCCGGGCGAGTTCAGCCTGGACCGCGCCCAGCAGGCTCCCTCCCCGGCGGCCGAGCTCGTTATCGCGGACGTGCGGGCTGCCGCGCACGACGGCTTCGACCGCGTCGTCTTCGAGTACTCCGGAGCGGGTGCGCCCGGGTTTATCGCGGACTACACCGCCCAGCCGCTGCAGCAGGCGTCGGGTTACCCGATCGAGGTCGCCGGAACCGCCTACCTCGAAGTCATGATCCAGGGCACGCCCATGGGTATGCTCAGCCCCCGCGAGGAGCTCAACTCGGTCGGCCCGATGAACATCGCGGCCGAGTCCGTTCAGGGCGTCACCCACGGCGGCGTGTTCGAGGCCGACACGCAGTACTTCATCGGCCTCGACCAGCAGCGCCCCTTCCACGCCTACACGCTCGCGGATCCGCCGCGCGTAGTCGTGGATATTCAGAGGTAG